The genomic DNA ATTCACCCGCTACACGGTGAAGGACGGCCTGGCCAATGACGGCATACAAGGGCTCTGCCTCGACAGCAAAGGCCATGTCTGGGTTTCCACCTTCAAAGGAATCTCCCGTCTCGATCCGGTCAGCGGGCAGGTCTGGAATTTCGGTCCGTCCGACGGGTTGCAGGGCATCGAATTCTGGATCAATTCCTATAATATGGGCCAGAGCGGAAAGATGTACTTCGGCGGACTGAAGGGACTGAACATGTTCACCCCCCGTGACATCAAGATCAACCTCACCCCGCCGAAACTGGTCATCACCGGGATGAATATCATGAATTCCCCGGCCAGACTTGAACGCAATATCACTGAGTCTGATCAGGTCACCCTGTCATGGAAAGACGCCATGTTCAGCTTTGATTTTTCCGCCCTTGATTACCAGAACCCGGACCTGAATAAATACCAGTACATGCTGGAAGGATTTAATAACGAATGGATTGACGGACCGGAAGCCAAAGCCACCTTCACCAACTTCGACCATGGTAACTATATCTTCAGGGTTCGGGGTTCCAACAGCGACGGAATCTGGAACAAAGAAGGGATCAGCCTGAAAATAACCATCATCCCCCCGTTCTGGAAAACATGGTGGTTCCAGACCTGCCTGTTCATCGCTCTCATCATGCTGCTGATCCTGATCATTAACCGGAGAACCCGGGCAGTGGAACGGCAGAAAGAACTGCTGGCCCGGGAAGTGGAGGCCAGAACATCCGACCTGAATCAGGAAATCGAGGAACACAAAAGAACCGAAAAACGGCTTGAACAGGCCATCCTGAAAACAGAAGAAGCCAACGAGGCCAAAAGTGCCTTCCTTGCCAGCATGAGCCACGAGATACGCACCCCGCTGAACTCCATTCTGGGGGTGGCGGACCTGCTCAAGAATTCGGACATGACTGACGAACAGACTGAATATGTCAATATATTTGAATCTTCAGGTGAAGTTCTGCTGACCATCATCAACGACATCCTTGATTTTTCTAAAATCGAAGCCAACCACGTTAAACTGGAATCCATCCCGCTGGACCTGCTGCAGGAGACCGAGTCGCTCATGTATCTGCAGTCCACCGCCGCAACTTCCCGGCATGTGGCCCTGATCCTGCGTTACAAGCCGGATGTACCGGAAGTTGTTATCGGTGACCCCACCCGCTTGCGTCAGATACTGCTCAACATCCTTTCCAATGCTGTGAAATTCACCAGCCGGGGGGAAGTAAGCATGGTTGTATCCCGTTCAGGTGAAGGAGGGTCGCCCGAGAACATAACCTTCACCATCTCCGATACGGGCATAGGCATCAGTGCTGACAAGCTGGAATCCATCTTCGAACCATTTTCGCAGGCTGATTCCTCTACCACCCGCAGGTACGGCGGTTCCGGGCTGGGTCTTTCCATCAGCCGCAAACTGACCGAGCTTATGGGCGGAGCCATTTCCGCAACCAGCACTCCCGGCAAAGGCAGTACCTTCATGGTCACCCTGCCGCTGCCCCGTGATCCGGGGCAACCTGCGGCCGCTGAAGCGGACCTCGGATATTCACAGATACTGGTGGCGGCGCAGAATCCCGAAACATTGGGTTCGCTCTGCGAAACCCTGAAATATTTCAATGGTGCCACTACCCCCTGTTCCACGATGGAGAGCTTGAAAATGCTGCTTTCATCCCCGCAGGTGAACAGGTACAAACTGCTGGTTTACGATCTTTCGCTCAAAAATGCAGACGGATTGAAGCTGCTCCATTCGCTTAAGGATGAAGGAGTCGAGCTTCCCCCGGTGCTGATGCTTCAGCAGGGAGCCGGGTTTGACCGCAATCTGTTGGAACAGGGTATCAACGGACGAGGGCAGCCGCTTCCGGCCTCACGAAAGCTGCTGCTTCGCAATGTCATGGAGCTGCTGCAGATATCCTGCTCTCTGGAAACCAAACCTCAGAACAAAGAACAAATGCAGCTTCCGGCCATGAGAATCCTGCTGGCTGAAGACAATATCTCCAATCAGGAACTGCTCAGGCATTTTTTCAAAAACACAGGTGTTACCCTTGTGGTGGCGGCTGACGGGAAGCAGGCTTTAAAGCTGGCTGTAAACGATAATTTTGATATAATCCTGCTTGATATGGAAATGCCGGTCATGGACGGTTATGAATTTCTCAGAAAATTCAGAGAACATGAACCGGACACTTCTCTCCCGAGGACCGGGATAATAGCACTGACAGCCCATGTTTCCTCTGAGTACAGGGAAAAATGCATTGCCGACGGTGCCGACACATTCATGTCCAAGCCCATCAAAAGGGACAAATTGCTGCAGGCAGCTGTCAACCTTTATAAAAATTTGAAATAATGAACAAACTCACACCCAAGCAAACAAAATGGATACGGGCATTGCATATGCTCAGTGCTTGCCTCTGGGGCGGCGGTGCCCTTTCGCTGGTCCTGCTGCACTGCCTCTTTGTGCCGGGGTCGGGAGAAGCCCTTTACGGCAGGGATATCTGTCTGAAAATTGTGGACCAGTACGTGGTCACCGCCGGGGCACTGGGCTGTCTGTGTACGGGCTTCATTTTCGCATGGAAAAGTGCGTGGGGATTTTTCAAATTCAAATGGATCATCACCAAATGGATACTAAACCTCGGCTTCATCATCTTCGGGTTCACCTGCTACATGCCGTGGCTGGAGCATATGAGCGAGCTTTCCGCCAATACCGGGGCACTGGCCCTGCAGACTCCGGAATACCTGCGTAGCCAGCTGCTAAATGAAATTTCGGCCTTCGGAGTTTTCGGCTGCCTGATCTTTCTGGTCTGGGTTTCGGTATTCAAGCCGTGGGGCAGATTAAAGTAAGCTTGACATCCGCATGCTGCAGATGCTTGATTCTCTTTTGCCCCGCAACTGCTGCCGGGGAATTTCATCGCAAACAAATGAAGGCTACATAATATTTCAGGGAGAAACAACATGGACAAAGGATATGCGGAAACTATCGCCTCGGACATCATGCAGATGCTGGAATCAGCCAAAAGCAGTGATCTGGACCTCAACAGCGGGTTTCAAAATGACGCTTTTACTGCCGAAAGCTTTTCATTCGGCTATCTTTTCTATCCCCGCGACATGCTGCTGGCCATTCCCGGACT from Desulfovibrio sp. JC010 includes the following:
- a CDS encoding hybrid sensor histidine kinase/response regulator, producing the protein MPFKIRFATITTGLLILFLLPITSALAFQEELRFDRLSLNEGLSQSSILCMLQDSRGFLWFGTYEGLNRYDGRHIKIYKGGKNKGELSDGNICALYEDSSGTLWVGTKGGGLNRYNRLTDSFTSFRPDPDNPNSISDKDVSAIFEDSKGKLWVGTNAGLNLFNRNSASFTSFKHSDQPDSISHDEIRAIYEDRSGRLWVGTAAGLNLFDDKQKSFRNFRYDPADQSSICDDTVLCFYQQKKNELWVGTKKGISVLDPGSGKFKTMFRSLEINDIYEDRSGNLWLGTLEGLAKRKPETSGQIPEKMKFNFFRNNQLDPQSLGSNKVTKILEDNSGVIWVATYTDGLSKLTPKMRAFGILTRQPWKKNTLSGLEVSAVLEDKEGLLWIGTYKNGLNTYDPRNGRIESYSTNSPAPWNLSGNRINCIFQDSSGLIWVGTRKKGIFVIHKKKGIVKRYKWNKQNDNSLSQNNIWWIYEGSMGYIWIGTSKKGLNRLDRKTGEFKRYKHSDSDPSSLGHKRVRNIFEDSNNNFWVCTNAGLNLMDREKGTFKHFRHDPANPHSLSNDRVTPVAEAADGSLWLGTDSGLNRFDPVSKIFTRYTVKDGLANDGIQGLCLDSKGHVWVSTFKGISRLDPVSGQVWNFGPSDGLQGIEFWINSYNMGQSGKMYFGGLKGLNMFTPRDIKINLTPPKLVITGMNIMNSPARLERNITESDQVTLSWKDAMFSFDFSALDYQNPDLNKYQYMLEGFNNEWIDGPEAKATFTNFDHGNYIFRVRGSNSDGIWNKEGISLKITIIPPFWKTWWFQTCLFIALIMLLILIINRRTRAVERQKELLAREVEARTSDLNQEIEEHKRTEKRLEQAILKTEEANEAKSAFLASMSHEIRTPLNSILGVADLLKNSDMTDEQTEYVNIFESSGEVLLTIINDILDFSKIEANHVKLESIPLDLLQETESLMYLQSTAATSRHVALILRYKPDVPEVVIGDPTRLRQILLNILSNAVKFTSRGEVSMVVSRSGEGGSPENITFTISDTGIGISADKLESIFEPFSQADSSTTRRYGGSGLGLSISRKLTELMGGAISATSTPGKGSTFMVTLPLPRDPGQPAAAEADLGYSQILVAAQNPETLGSLCETLKYFNGATTPCSTMESLKMLLSSPQVNRYKLLVYDLSLKNADGLKLLHSLKDEGVELPPVLMLQQGAGFDRNLLEQGINGRGQPLPASRKLLLRNVMELLQISCSLETKPQNKEQMQLPAMRILLAEDNISNQELLRHFFKNTGVTLVVAADGKQALKLAVNDNFDIILLDMEMPVMDGYEFLRKFREHEPDTSLPRTGIIALTAHVSSEYREKCIADGADTFMSKPIKRDKLLQAAVNLYKNLK